A genome region from Syntrophales bacterium includes the following:
- the queD gene encoding 6-carboxytetrahydropterin synthase QueD, producing the protein MSDMFEINVKTQFAAAHSLRGYPGDCAGIHGHNWNVEVFIRCRELDEIGIGIDFRDVKQVVGDVLQGLDHCHLNEFPAFVEINPTSENIARFLYYELGKKLNSDNVEVSKVMVSETPNTGASYWEE; encoded by the coding sequence ATGTCAGATATGTTTGAAATTAACGTAAAAACACAATTTGCCGCCGCCCACTCACTCAGGGGCTACCCGGGTGATTGTGCCGGAATACACGGCCACAACTGGAACGTAGAAGTTTTTATCAGGTGCAGGGAACTGGATGAAATCGGGATAGGGATCGATTTCAGGGATGTCAAGCAGGTCGTCGGGGATGTGCTCCAAGGCCTTGACCATTGTCACCTGAACGAATTTCCGGCATTCGTGGAAATTAACCCGACATCCGAAAACATTGCCAGATTTTTATATTACGAGTTAGGCAAAAAGCTCAATTCGGACAATGTAGAGGTTTCAAAGGTAATGGTCTCGGAAACACCAAATACCGGCGCCTCTTACTGGGAGGAATAA